The genomic region CGAAGTGCTAAAAAACCGTGATGATTTGGCTATTGACTGGGACAAAGCAGTTATCAAAGAAGTTAATGATTAATGTATGGAAAGCTCGAAAAAATTCAAGGTAATCAAATTTTGATAACACTTGATGAAAAGATCGATATGTATAAAGTTCAAAGATTGTCAGATGGAAAAAAGCCAACCGTAGAAGTCGATATTTCAGACGAACGAAGAATTACACCAGACCAAAGGAAAAAGATTTATGCGTTGATTAATGACCTTTGTGAGTATACAGGAGATGTTCCTGAATACTGGAAAGAAAAATTTAAGTTTATGGTTGAGACAATTTTTGAAATAGATGATTTCAGTTTGAGCAATTGTTCGATGACAGTTGGTAATTACATGATTTTAGTGATTTTAGAATTTCTGTTTCAACATGATATTCCATTTAAAACTAAGGTTTGGGATAGCATACCTGATGATTTTCCCAAACAAGCACTAGCATTAAAACAAAAACGATGTGTTATTTGTGGACGAAAAGCTGATATAGATCACTTTGATACTGTGGGAATGGGAAGAAATCGAGAAAAAATAGTTCATGTTGGAATGCATATTATGACGCTATGCAGAGTCCACCACAATGAAAGACATAAGATAGGTGTTTTGGATTTTATACAAAAGTACCACTTAAAACCAATTAAAGTAACACCAGAAATTGCTAAAAAGTATAGATTGGGAGTGATAAAAGATGATTCTAAACAGATTGCAAGAAATAAGAGAACGAAATGATCTTACAGAAAAGGAAGTCGCTAAGAAAATATATGTTAGTCCACAATCATATAGTGGTTATGAAAAACAATATAGGACACCATCATTAGAAACATGTTTCTTATTAGCAAAATTATTTAATTGTAAAATTGAAGATTTGTTTTGGGAGATGTAGGTAATGAGTAATTTTATTAAAGATTTTTATACTGTAACATCTCAAAAGTTAGCTCAAGATGAGAGACTTAGTTGGAAAGCGAGAGGAATATTTTTGTATCTCTCTTCTATGAGTGAAGGATGGAATTTTTATGTAGATGAAATAGCAAATCATTCTCCAGGTGGAGTTAAAGAATTGAGAACTGGGTTAAAAGAACTTGAACAATATGGGTATTTAAAACGAATTCAAGAACATTCAAATAATGGAAGTTTTTCAAAATATAAGTGGTTGTTA from Ligilactobacillus cholophilus harbors:
- a CDS encoding putative HNHc nuclease, whose translation is MYGKLEKIQGNQILITLDEKIDMYKVQRLSDGKKPTVEVDISDERRITPDQRKKIYALINDLCEYTGDVPEYWKEKFKFMVETIFEIDDFSLSNCSMTVGNYMILVILEFLFQHDIPFKTKVWDSIPDDFPKQALALKQKRCVICGRKADIDHFDTVGMGRNREKIVHVGMHIMTLCRVHHNERHKIGVLDFIQKYHLKPIKVTPEIAKKYRLGVIKDDSKQIARNKRTK
- a CDS encoding helix-turn-helix transcriptional regulator; amino-acid sequence: MILNRLQEIRERNDLTEKEVAKKIYVSPQSYSGYEKQYRTPSLETCFLLAKLFNCKIEDLFWEM